The genomic interval GCGCTCAGTCCTTTGCGGCTCTGTCGGTCGCGTCCCCGGCGAGGCGCACCGTAACCGGCATCCCCTGGCGCAGCGCATCATCCGGATCCTTCACCACCACGCGGAAGCGATAGACGAGATCCGCGCGCAGCTCTGGTGTCTCCACGGATTTCGGGGTGAACTCCGCGACCGGCGAGACGAAACCGACCTGCCCGTCGTAGGGCTCGTCCGGCCTGGTGTCGCTGATGACCTTGACGGGCGTGCCGGGGCTGACAAGGCCAAGCTGCGGCTCGGGCACATAGGCCCGCACCCAGACGGGCTCGCTCAGCGATAGCGTGTAGACAGGCGTGCCTGCCGAGACGATGGTTCCCGGTTCGACCGCGCGCGTCAGGATCACGCCATCCTCTGAGGCATGGAGCGAAGCGTCCTCCAGCGCGGTCTGGGCGGCTTCCTTCTGGGCCCGCGCAGCCTCCAGTGCGGCCTCGGCGGCGGCAACGTCTTCCTTGCGCGGGCCTTCGATTGCCAGGTTCAGGGCCTCTTTCGCGGATCGCAACGCCGCTCTTGCGCGCTTCAGTTGCTCCAGCGCATCGTCGAACGCCTGCTGCGAGGCGAAATCCCGTCGCACAAGTTTTTCCTGCCGGCCGTAGATCGCCCGTGCGTTTTCCAGCGCTGCTTCACGTGCTTCGACGTCCGCGCGGGCGCGCTCGATCTCCTGCGGCCGGGTGCCCGCCTCCAGCTTGGCGAGCTGGGCTTGAGCCTCGGCGACTTCCGCCTTGCGCAGCGCCAACTCTTCCTCGAATGGCTCGGTGTCCAGCTGGGCGAGCAGCTCGCCGGCTTCCACCTTGTCGCCCTCATGGAACAGCATGCGCTCGACGCGGCCCGCGACGCGAAAACCCAGCGTGACCTCGCGAATATCGACATTTCCGTAAAACACTGCCGCCGGACCGTCCTCCACCACATAGCGCTGGTAAAGGAACCATCCGCCGACACCGATCGCCGCGATCGCGATCAAAAGGGCTAAACGCTTGCTCATGCGCGAACGCCTTGCATGACTGACTGGTCAGTCATAAACTTGTCGGTGTCTCGGGGGACTGTCAAGCGCTTCCGGGGTGGCATTTCGCCAGCGGCGGTGCTCTGCGACCAGATTGAGAC from Dichotomicrobium thermohalophilum carries:
- the hlyD gene encoding secretion protein HlyD, with protein sequence MSKRLALLIAIAAIGVGGWFLYQRYVVEDGPAAVFYGNVDIREVTLGFRVAGRVERMLFHEGDKVEAGELLAQLDTEPFEEELALRKAEVAEAQAQLAKLEAGTRPQEIERARADVEAREAALENARAIYGRQEKLVRRDFASQQAFDDALEQLKRARAALRSAKEALNLAIEGPRKEDVAAAEAALEAARAQKEAAQTALEDASLHASEDGVILTRAVEPGTIVSAGTPVYTLSLSEPVWVRAYVPEPQLGLVSPGTPVKVISDTRPDEPYDGQVGFVSPVAEFTPKSVETPELRADLVYRFRVVVKDPDDALRQGMPVTVRLAGDATDRAAKD